A genome region from Blautia coccoides includes the following:
- a CDS encoding glycoside hydrolase family 127 protein, which translates to MNREDFSKPLSLRSVQITDDFWKKEMELVRNQMLPYQWDALNDQVEGAAPSYCMRNFKIAGKKNLERKELGGDYQEPSYTFRGFEALPKDPEHLEDKFYGFVFQDSDFYKWIEAVGYSLTQHPDPELEKTADAAIDIVCAAQQEDGYLDTYYILNGKDKIFTDLKDHHELYCLGHLIEGAVAYYQATGKDKLLKAAMGYADYTAECFGPEEGKCKGYPGHEIAEMALVRLYEATGDEKYLSLARFFVDERGSRPYYFDKEHPECVGNSPDGLRYAYNQAHVPVREQEEAVGHAVRAVYLYAGMTDIARITQDEPLYSACEKLWDNMVSRKMYITGGIGGTHLGEAFSFDYDLPNDTAYAETCAAIGLVFVARRMLEIRPVSGYADVMERALYNCVLSGMALDGRSFFYVNPLEVNPEACHKDERKAHVKPVRQKWFGCACCPPNLARLLSSISSYAYTEKEDTLFVHLYMGSIIKKQVNGKELTITVSSNLPRSGQVEIRVSGEAVPFTIALRIPDWCGEENGGFRVKGVKDSECTKKDGYLYVTKCWKPGECISLELAMDVKIMQADPMVREDIGKVAVARGPMVYCLEEADNGPDLHLLTVDCSKEAETEDFTAAGEQVVSVVMDGFRQQVQPSQAGLYQPLKAAVKEPVKLHFIPYYVWANRGENEMAVWVRQEK; encoded by the coding sequence ATGAACAGAGAAGATTTCAGCAAACCGCTTTCCCTGAGAAGCGTACAGATAACTGATGATTTTTGGAAAAAAGAGATGGAGCTGGTAAGAAACCAGATGCTGCCCTATCAGTGGGACGCGCTGAACGATCAGGTGGAGGGCGCGGCTCCCAGTTATTGTATGAGAAACTTTAAAATAGCGGGAAAGAAAAATCTGGAGAGGAAAGAATTGGGAGGAGATTATCAGGAGCCTTCCTATACCTTCCGAGGTTTTGAGGCTCTTCCAAAAGACCCGGAGCATTTGGAAGATAAATTTTATGGTTTTGTATTTCAGGACAGTGATTTTTATAAATGGATCGAAGCAGTGGGATATTCCCTTACCCAGCACCCGGATCCGGAGCTTGAAAAGACTGCAGACGCGGCTATTGATATTGTCTGTGCGGCCCAGCAGGAGGACGGCTATCTAGACACCTATTATATCCTGAACGGCAAGGATAAAATATTTACTGATCTGAAAGACCATCATGAGCTTTACTGTCTCGGACATTTGATCGAAGGCGCAGTGGCTTATTATCAGGCCACAGGAAAAGATAAGCTGCTGAAAGCGGCAATGGGTTATGCAGATTATACCGCCGAGTGTTTTGGTCCTGAGGAGGGAAAATGCAAAGGATACCCGGGGCATGAGATCGCCGAGATGGCACTTGTCCGTCTGTATGAAGCCACGGGAGATGAAAAGTATCTGAGTCTGGCACGGTTCTTTGTGGATGAGAGGGGCAGCAGGCCTTATTACTTTGACAAGGAGCACCCGGAATGTGTGGGGAATTCTCCGGATGGACTCCGCTACGCATACAATCAGGCACACGTTCCCGTGCGTGAACAGGAGGAAGCTGTAGGGCATGCCGTGCGCGCGGTCTATCTCTATGCGGGGATGACAGATATAGCAAGGATAACACAGGATGAACCCCTTTACAGTGCCTGTGAAAAATTATGGGATAATATGGTCAGCCGTAAGATGTATATCACAGGCGGTATAGGCGGCACTCACTTGGGAGAGGCATTTTCCTTTGATTATGACCTGCCCAATGATACGGCATATGCGGAGACCTGCGCGGCCATCGGCCTTGTATTTGTGGCAAGGAGAATGCTGGAGATCAGGCCAGTCTCCGGATACGCAGATGTGATGGAGCGTGCTTTGTACAACTGTGTGCTCAGCGGTATGGCTTTGGACGGCAGAAGTTTCTTCTATGTCAATCCATTGGAGGTGAACCCGGAGGCCTGCCATAAAGATGAGAGAAAAGCCCATGTTAAACCTGTACGCCAGAAGTGGTTCGGCTGTGCATGCTGCCCTCCCAACCTTGCAAGGCTTCTGAGTTCCATAAGCTCTTACGCGTATACGGAAAAAGAGGATACACTGTTTGTACATCTCTATATGGGAAGTATCATTAAAAAGCAGGTGAACGGAAAAGAGCTTACGATCACAGTCTCATCAAACCTGCCAAGAAGCGGTCAGGTGGAAATCCGGGTGAGTGGAGAAGCCGTACCGTTTACCATAGCTCTTCGCATTCCGGACTGGTGCGGGGAGGAAAACGGAGGGTTCCGTGTAAAAGGTGTGAAGGACAGTGAGTGCACAAAAAAAGACGGATATCTGTATGTGACAAAATGCTGGAAACCGGGCGAGTGCATATCCCTGGAGCTGGCTATGGATGTGAAAATCATGCAGGCGGACCCAATGGTCCGGGAAGATATCGGTAAAGTGGCTGTGGCAAGAGGCCCTATGGTGTACTGCTTGGAGGAGGCTGACAATGGACCGGATCTGCATCTGCTGACAGTGGACTGCAGTAAGGAGGCGGAGACAGAAGACTTTACCGCTGCAGGGGAACAGGTGGTCTCTGTTGTCATGGATGGTTTCCGACAGCAGGTACAGCCCTCACAGGCCGGGCTGTATCAGCCTCTTAAAGCAGCAGTGAAGGAACCGGTTAAGCTGCATTTCATACCATATTATGTCTGGGCCAACCGCGGAGAAAATGAAATGGCAGTCTGGGTCAGACAGGAAAAATAG
- a CDS encoding DUF2264 domain-containing protein: MGEKKLNTRQDFENLMLDILNPLKPYYSTKKARLTIGCTSAHYPDESAWMEGFSRPLWGLAAFWAGGGRDDAFENIYREGLVSGTDPASSEYWGKCEDYDQKLVEMAAIAFAILFAGEKIWEPLTEKEKKQVSAWLWEINRNKCCDCNWRFFHILVNTALRKAGMPYDDKGMEESLEFIESCYIGGGWYLDGENGQADYYIPFAMEFYGIIYAMVMKEEEPERCRRYLERAEAFGKDFVYWFAEDGSALPYGRSLTYRFAQAAFYSACIMAHIEPLPLPVMKGILVRHLEYWMKQPIFDHTGLLTIGYCYPNLQMTESYNSPQSPYWAMKTFACLALPEDDPFWVCEAAPLPELEEEKYLEKADMIIQRRADGNVVALPGGRTFGHVHGHTEEKYAKFAYSAKYGFSVMRSPVNFQEAASDSVLSFEVLGHIFIRGQAESYEVTKEHVVSVWSPLPGIRVRSKIIPTREGHKRIHEIESKYECIAYDAGFALPVGDADGCRVRCLQGGGEPMMVKPDPNTNLIHSKTVIPVVRYEIGEGKSVIETEVLY; encoded by the coding sequence ATGGGAGAGAAAAAGCTGAACACAAGACAGGATTTTGAAAATTTGATGCTGGACATTTTAAATCCGCTGAAACCGTATTACAGTACAAAAAAGGCGCGCCTGACCATTGGCTGCACCAGTGCCCATTACCCGGATGAGAGTGCCTGGATGGAGGGATTTTCCCGTCCGCTCTGGGGACTGGCAGCTTTCTGGGCAGGGGGCGGAAGGGATGATGCATTTGAAAACATATACAGAGAGGGGCTTGTGTCAGGCACAGACCCTGCGTCTTCGGAATACTGGGGAAAATGTGAGGATTATGACCAGAAGCTGGTTGAAATGGCTGCCATTGCCTTTGCCATTTTGTTTGCAGGTGAGAAAATCTGGGAGCCTCTGACAGAAAAAGAGAAAAAACAGGTAAGTGCATGGCTCTGGGAGATCAACCGTAATAAATGCTGTGACTGTAACTGGCGTTTCTTTCATATTTTGGTGAATACGGCACTTAGAAAAGCCGGAATGCCGTATGATGATAAGGGAATGGAGGAAAGCCTGGAGTTTATTGAATCCTGTTATATTGGCGGAGGATGGTATCTGGACGGAGAGAACGGACAGGCGGATTATTATATTCCTTTTGCCATGGAGTTCTACGGAATTATATACGCAATGGTCATGAAGGAGGAAGAACCAGAGCGGTGCAGGCGTTACCTGGAACGGGCAGAGGCGTTTGGAAAGGACTTTGTATACTGGTTTGCTGAGGACGGCAGCGCTCTTCCCTATGGGAGATCTCTGACTTACCGTTTTGCGCAGGCAGCTTTTTATTCCGCGTGTATCATGGCACATATTGAGCCGCTTCCGCTGCCGGTAATGAAGGGAATTCTTGTCCGCCATCTGGAATACTGGATGAAACAGCCCATTTTTGACCATACAGGCCTGCTGACGATCGGGTACTGTTATCCTAATCTGCAGATGACAGAGAGCTATAACTCTCCGCAGTCGCCTTATTGGGCTATGAAGACCTTTGCCTGTCTTGCCCTCCCTGAAGATGACCCTTTCTGGGTCTGTGAGGCGGCGCCGCTTCCGGAACTGGAAGAGGAAAAGTATCTGGAGAAGGCTGACATGATCATACAGAGAAGAGCGGACGGCAATGTTGTGGCTCTTCCCGGAGGACGGACCTTTGGGCATGTGCATGGTCATACAGAGGAAAAATACGCAAAGTTTGCTTACTCTGCCAAATACGGATTCAGTGTCATGCGCTCCCCGGTAAATTTCCAGGAGGCAGCGTCGGACAGTGTGCTGTCCTTTGAAGTGCTGGGGCATATATTTATCCGGGGGCAGGCAGAGAGCTATGAGGTGACAAAAGAACATGTGGTGTCCGTCTGGTCACCGCTTCCGGGGATTCGTGTGCGGTCCAAGATCATTCCTACCCGTGAGGGGCATAAAAGGATACATGAGATTGAGAGTAAATATGAGTGTATCGCGTATGATGCCGGTTTTGCCCTGCCTGTGGGAGATGCGGACGGATGCCGGGTGCGCTGCCTTCAGGGAGGGGGAGAGCCTATGATGGTCAAGCCGGACCCGAATACGAATTTGATCCACAGTAAAACGGTGATCCCTGTTGTGAGATATGAGATAGGGGAAGGGAAAAGTGTAATTGAGACGGAAGTATTATACTGA
- a CDS encoding glycoside hydrolase family 27 protein: MNKNSFAKVPPMGWNSYDYYDTTVNEEQVKANADYMAAHLKEFGWEYIVVDIQWYAHKAGSMRKQFQYIPFSELEMDEYSRLLPDPERFPSSAGQKGFGPLADHVHSLGLKFGIHIMRGIPRIAAQNHMKIKDCDVTADIAANPYSICPWNPDMYGLNNTPAGQAYYDSLLELYASWGVDFIKCDDICNTCNQSPHRENQYNAAHEVEMLANAIKRCGRPIVFSLSPGPALIDRAWHYEKYANMWRITDDFWDEWKYLKDMFRRCELWQTQVSEGCYPDCDMLPLGWIGKGFGDERMTRFTKEEQRTMMTLWCLFGSPLMLGAEMTKLDDWTLSLLTNRKVLALLPPSCRPRQICLDKEKAVWTACDEKEGTFYTALFNLSDETASIRVALDELGKEFDGNVTLIDLWDGTSFRSEKREICAVLPEHGCVLYQVFR, translated from the coding sequence ATGAATAAAAACAGTTTTGCCAAGGTTCCGCCTATGGGCTGGAACAGTTATGACTATTATGACACAACAGTCAATGAGGAACAGGTAAAGGCCAACGCTGACTATATGGCAGCGCATTTGAAGGAATTCGGCTGGGAATATATCGTTGTGGATATCCAGTGGTATGCCCATAAAGCCGGATCTATGAGAAAGCAGTTCCAGTATATCCCCTTCTCTGAACTGGAGATGGACGAATATTCCCGCCTGCTGCCTGACCCGGAGCGTTTTCCTTCTTCCGCCGGTCAAAAGGGCTTTGGTCCATTGGCTGATCATGTGCACAGTCTTGGTCTGAAATTCGGTATTCACATCATGCGCGGAATTCCCCGTATAGCGGCTCAGAACCATATGAAAATAAAGGACTGTGATGTGACCGCTGACATAGCTGCCAACCCATACTCCATCTGCCCCTGGAATCCGGATATGTATGGCCTGAACAATACACCTGCCGGACAGGCTTACTATGATTCTCTGCTGGAATTATACGCGTCCTGGGGTGTAGATTTCATCAAATGCGATGACATCTGCAATACCTGCAACCAAAGCCCTCACCGGGAAAACCAGTATAATGCCGCTCACGAGGTGGAGATGCTTGCAAACGCGATCAAGCGCTGCGGACGCCCCATTGTATTCTCTCTTTCACCTGGACCTGCCCTCATTGACAGAGCCTGGCATTATGAAAAGTATGCCAATATGTGGCGCATTACCGATGATTTCTGGGATGAATGGAAATATTTAAAGGACATGTTCCGCCGCTGTGAGCTGTGGCAGACACAAGTCTCGGAAGGATGTTATCCCGACTGCGACATGCTTCCTCTGGGATGGATCGGTAAAGGCTTTGGGGATGAGCGCATGACAAGATTCACAAAAGAGGAACAGCGTACTATGATGACACTCTGGTGCCTGTTTGGTTCCCCGCTTATGCTGGGCGCGGAGATGACAAAGTTGGATGACTGGACACTGTCCCTGCTCACCAACCGCAAAGTGCTGGCGCTGCTGCCCCCATCCTGCCGTCCCAGACAGATCTGCCTGGATAAGGAGAAAGCCGTGTGGACTGCCTGTGATGAAAAAGAAGGGACTTTCTATACCGCACTGTTTAATTTAAGTGATGAGACTGCTTCAATCCGCGTTGCTCTGGATGAACTGGGAAAAGAATTTGACGGAAATGTCACTCTTATAGATTTGTGGGATGGAACTTCATTCCGCAGTGAGAAACGGGAAATCTGCGCTGTACTGCCGGAACATGGTTGTGTGTTGTATCAGGTGTTCCGGTGA
- a CDS encoding helix-turn-helix domain-containing protein, with amino-acid sequence MLVLEKMAHRQITSANYITSVNGMLHPDRTLPEHDFLYMLDGGWEIIEDGHIYEIQRDDLLILRAGRHHYGKKLCNPGNRHMYFHVLPTSSEKDEKSGMEEMEISTLLPCHTLLHCRHAPHIRRYFEELISAFWSDSPEKLCRLSLLFNLLLCEIAQLQTSPRDKQPSDPLVEDICRQIQSNPQIFYTAGEMADAHFICARTLNNRFLKVCQKTFYAYQMETKLEMVRHFLIHQPDSTLHEAAVNFGFYDEFHLSKAFKKQFKMSPSQFRNSHSSGHDSPLRQTAVTD; translated from the coding sequence ATGCTTGTCTTAGAAAAAATGGCACACCGGCAGATAACCAGTGCCAACTATATTACCTCTGTAAACGGTATGCTCCACCCAGACCGTACTCTTCCGGAACACGATTTTCTCTATATGCTTGATGGCGGCTGGGAGATTATAGAGGATGGGCACATCTATGAAATACAGCGGGATGACCTGCTGATCCTCCGTGCAGGCAGACATCACTATGGGAAAAAACTCTGCAACCCCGGAAACCGGCATATGTACTTTCATGTATTACCCACATCTTCCGAAAAGGACGAAAAAAGCGGCATGGAAGAAATGGAAATCTCCACACTTCTTCCATGCCATACCCTGCTGCACTGCCGGCATGCTCCACATATCCGCAGGTATTTTGAAGAGCTTATCTCCGCCTTTTGGTCAGACAGCCCGGAAAAGCTCTGCCGCCTCTCCCTGCTCTTTAATCTGCTCTTATGTGAAATAGCACAACTGCAGACTTCCCCGAGGGATAAGCAGCCCTCCGATCCTTTAGTGGAGGATATCTGCCGTCAGATACAATCAAATCCCCAGATCTTTTACACTGCCGGGGAAATGGCAGACGCTCATTTTATCTGTGCCCGTACGCTTAACAACCGCTTTCTGAAAGTCTGCCAAAAGACGTTTTACGCCTATCAGATGGAAACCAAACTGGAGATGGTGCGGCATTTTCTGATACACCAGCCGGATTCCACTCTTCATGAGGCTGCCGTCAACTTCGGATTTTATGATGAGTTTCATCTGAGCAAAGCATTTAAGAAACAATTTAAAATGTCCCCATCACAATTTCGGAATTCCCATAGCTCGGGCCATGACAGCCCTTTGCGGCAGACTGCCGTTACAGATTGA
- a CDS encoding AraC family transcriptional regulator gives MEYKRGVFGVLNQDDMEPQPLILLDGGVERRCGETYDFSNDRRPGYEGFLFQYTLSGEGIFERNKKRYRVTRGQGFLIRFPEESRYYLERDRNEPWEFLYLHFCGTAALPFVKKIRDISPDILDLDENSPPVRMALSLQKRLTNGERLQKYEGGEFLYRFLCAVLRETEHPAAQKKSSSVKKAAEIMEEEYRGLAGIEELAARLDLSPEHLSRAFKEEMGTAPLSYLTGLRLQSAMNDLLGTEQSIDCIARANGFSNGNYFAKIFRKHVGISPGCYRKSNGIGKYSGKGMGE, from the coding sequence ATGGAGTACAAGAGGGGCGTATTCGGCGTCTTGAATCAGGATGACATGGAGCCCCAGCCGCTTATCCTGCTGGACGGCGGTGTGGAGCGCCGGTGCGGGGAGACGTATGATTTTTCCAATGACAGGAGGCCTGGGTATGAAGGTTTTCTCTTTCAGTATACGCTTTCCGGGGAAGGGATATTTGAGAGGAATAAAAAAAGATACAGAGTGACGCGCGGTCAGGGATTTCTGATCCGGTTTCCCGAAGAAAGCAGATATTATCTGGAAAGAGACAGGAATGAACCATGGGAATTTCTCTATCTGCATTTCTGTGGGACCGCAGCACTGCCTTTTGTAAAAAAGATAAGAGATATCAGCCCGGATATTCTGGATCTGGATGAAAACAGCCCTCCTGTGCGCATGGCTCTTAGTCTGCAGAAACGTCTGACAAACGGGGAGCGGCTTCAAAAATACGAGGGCGGAGAGTTCCTCTACCGTTTTCTCTGCGCTGTCTTGAGGGAGACGGAACACCCGGCGGCACAGAAAAAGAGTTCCTCTGTCAAGAAGGCAGCAGAAATCATGGAGGAAGAATACCGGGGGCTGGCCGGAATAGAGGAGCTGGCAGCCAGACTGGACCTATCGCCGGAACATCTGTCAAGAGCATTTAAAGAGGAGATGGGAACAGCGCCCCTGTCCTATCTGACAGGACTCCGTCTGCAGTCAGCCATGAATGATCTGTTGGGTACGGAGCAAAGCATTGATTGTATCGCAAGAGCAAATGGCTTTTCCAATGGGAATTACTTTGCGAAGATATTCAGGAAACATGTGGGGATAAGCCCGGGCTGCTACAGAAAGAGTAATGGAATTGGCAAATACAGCGGGAAAGGAATGGGAGAATGA
- a CDS encoding N-acetylmuramoyl-L-alanine amidase family protein produces the protein MGIIFGSLIFVLAAVLAVLAVTGTQKSRSLQQEMKRMDRQISKMQKSSESLEKELEELKKEAEKQALEEKAEQNGETTGDVQDAGSAGDGQDADTSTAQNTESKSNGRKVAVDPGHQGPGADTGGTEPLGPGSEEMKDKFASGTQGVYTGVPEYELTLNISMQLQAELKSRGYEVIMTREDNDTAVSNVERAQIAAENGAEILVRIHADGSEDNSANGAMTMIPSAENPYVGQLHQESSRLGEEIINAYCQATGIKNNGVRLYDNMTGINWSTVPVTILEMGFMTNQNDDQKMQDPDMQKNMVQGIADGIDAYFNL, from the coding sequence ATGGGAATTATATTCGGCAGTTTGATCTTTGTGCTGGCTGCTGTGCTGGCAGTTCTGGCAGTGACAGGCACACAGAAAAGCAGATCGCTCCAGCAGGAGATGAAGCGTATGGACAGACAGATAAGCAAAATGCAGAAATCTTCAGAGTCCCTGGAAAAGGAGCTGGAGGAATTAAAGAAAGAAGCCGAAAAGCAGGCATTGGAGGAAAAAGCGGAGCAGAATGGAGAAACGACAGGGGACGTCCAAGATGCCGGATCAGCAGGAGACGGTCAGGATGCAGATACATCCACTGCGCAAAATACAGAATCAAAGAGTAACGGAAGAAAAGTAGCTGTGGATCCCGGACATCAGGGGCCAGGAGCGGATACAGGAGGAACGGAACCCCTTGGCCCAGGCTCTGAGGAGATGAAAGATAAGTTTGCATCCGGTACGCAGGGAGTCTACACAGGTGTCCCTGAATATGAGCTGACGCTCAATATTTCCATGCAGCTTCAGGCAGAGTTAAAAAGCCGGGGATATGAGGTCATTATGACAAGAGAGGACAACGACACAGCCGTCAGCAACGTAGAACGCGCTCAGATCGCGGCAGAGAACGGTGCTGAGATCCTTGTGAGAATCCATGCGGACGGCAGTGAGGACAACAGCGCAAACGGAGCCATGACCATGATCCCCTCTGCAGAGAATCCCTATGTGGGCCAGCTTCACCAGGAAAGCAGCAGACTGGGGGAGGAAATCATTAATGCCTACTGTCAGGCAACGGGAATCAAGAATAATGGCGTAAGGCTCTATGACAACATGACCGGCATCAACTGGAGTACAGTCCCGGTCACTATTTTGGAGATGGGCTTTATGACCAACCAGAATGATGACCAGAAAATGCAGGACCCTGATATGCAGAAAAATATGGTACAGGGAATTGCCGACGGCATAGATGCGTATTTCAATCTGTAA
- a CDS encoding glycoside hydrolase family 88 protein, protein MQNFLSESDHKWLEETFAKFDLKMEKECERLGDKIPYIPQNGHYEEDWGDRDIAWWTNGFWGGILWQMYHATGKEVYRQKAENVERRLDRSMEEYEGLYHDVGFMWMHTAVADYRLTGNRASYVRGQHAANLLAGRFNVLGNFIRAWNDDKTGWMIIDCLMNLSLLYWASEESGDPRFEAVARRHADTAMEKILRPDGSCNHIAILDPLTGELLDAPAGQGYGEGSSWSRGQSWAVYGFAISYAHTKEQKYLDAAKQTAHYFISNVSLTDYLPLCDFRAPEEPLYYDSTAGACAACGLLEIAKHVPENEKFLYEKSALRILQAMEKHFCNWNPEEDGVLGMGKVAYHDEGENRQVPIIYGDYFFIEAVLRLMEKDFWIW, encoded by the coding sequence ATGCAGAATTTTTTATCGGAATCAGATCATAAATGGCTGGAGGAGACTTTTGCGAAATTTGACCTAAAGATGGAAAAGGAATGTGAAAGACTGGGAGATAAAATTCCCTATATTCCACAGAACGGACACTATGAGGAGGATTGGGGTGACAGGGATATTGCCTGGTGGACCAACGGTTTCTGGGGTGGTATCCTGTGGCAGATGTATCACGCCACCGGGAAAGAAGTCTACCGCCAAAAGGCTGAAAATGTGGAGCGTCGGCTGGATCGGTCCATGGAAGAATATGAGGGGCTTTATCACGATGTGGGATTTATGTGGATGCACACAGCAGTGGCAGATTACAGGCTCACAGGGAATCGTGCATCCTATGTCAGAGGGCAGCACGCGGCCAATCTGCTGGCAGGAAGGTTCAATGTGCTGGGCAATTTTATCCGGGCCTGGAATGATGATAAGACAGGATGGATGATCATAGACTGCCTGATGAATCTGTCCCTTCTCTACTGGGCTTCTGAGGAGTCAGGGGACCCGCGGTTTGAAGCTGTTGCCAGAAGGCATGCGGACACAGCTATGGAGAAAATACTGCGCCCGGACGGTTCCTGTAATCACATAGCCATACTGGACCCGCTGACAGGAGAGCTTTTGGACGCACCGGCAGGGCAGGGATACGGGGAAGGCTCATCCTGGTCCAGAGGCCAGTCCTGGGCAGTCTATGGATTTGCCATCAGCTACGCCCACACCAAAGAACAGAAATATCTGGATGCAGCAAAGCAGACAGCCCACTATTTTATCTCCAATGTCTCCCTTACGGATTACCTTCCTCTGTGCGATTTCAGAGCGCCGGAGGAACCGCTGTATTACGATTCCACAGCAGGCGCCTGTGCAGCCTGCGGCCTCCTGGAGATCGCAAAACATGTGCCGGAAAATGAAAAATTCCTGTACGAAAAAAGCGCTCTGCGCATTCTGCAGGCAATGGAGAAACATTTCTGTAACTGGAATCCTGAGGAGGACGGAGTCCTGGGCATGGGAAAAGTAGCGTATCACGATGAGGGAGAGAACCGTCAGGTTCCTATTATTTATGGGGACTATTTCTTTATCGAGGCAGTTCTGAGACTGATGGAAAAAGATTTCTGGATCTGGTAG
- a CDS encoding IS110 family transposase — MIYVGIDVAKDKHDCFITNSDGEVLFKAFTIKNNLDGFDELYQKIESVMEDASKVKVGLEATGHYSYNLLGYLLDKGLATFVINPLHTNLYRKSLSLRQTKTDKVDAHTIASMLMSDVNLKSYSDTSYHNEELKSLTRYRFDKVKERAKLKTSISRLVCILFPELEKLVPTLHQNSVYELLYEFPGAKQVANAHLTRLSNLLETASKGHYTKETSIAFREAARTSIGSNMPAKSLELKHTIKLIRELDSEIEEIENEIKVIMDEINSPILSIPGISYRMGAMIIAEIGDFSQFDSPDKILAYAGMSPSTYQSGQLDNCYARMEKRGSRYLRYALFNATAYVCLWDPTYKAYLAKKRAEGKHYYVAMSHATKKLVRLIYHLERTGQQYQKAI; from the coding sequence ATGATTTACGTAGGAATTGATGTCGCAAAAGATAAGCATGATTGCTTTATCACAAACTCTGATGGCGAAGTCCTTTTCAAGGCTTTTACCATCAAAAACAATCTCGATGGGTTCGACGAGCTTTATCAGAAAATAGAATCCGTTATGGAAGATGCTTCTAAAGTAAAAGTAGGCCTAGAAGCCACTGGACACTATAGTTACAATCTTCTCGGATATCTGCTTGATAAAGGTCTGGCCACCTTTGTTATCAACCCGTTACATACTAATCTGTACAGAAAAAGTCTAAGCCTTAGACAGACGAAAACGGATAAAGTTGATGCCCATACAATTGCTTCTATGCTAATGTCTGACGTGAACTTAAAGTCCTACTCAGACACATCGTATCACAACGAAGAGCTTAAGTCACTTACTCGCTATCGTTTTGATAAAGTTAAAGAACGCGCGAAGCTTAAAACATCTATATCCCGTCTTGTATGTATCCTTTTCCCTGAGTTAGAAAAGCTTGTTCCAACACTTCATCAGAATTCTGTTTATGAGTTACTCTACGAATTTCCTGGTGCAAAACAGGTAGCTAATGCACATCTCACAAGACTTTCAAATCTTCTTGAAACCGCATCTAAAGGCCACTACACAAAAGAAACCTCTATCGCTTTTAGAGAGGCTGCAAGAACCTCTATCGGTTCAAATATGCCAGCTAAATCGCTTGAATTAAAGCACACCATTAAGCTCATTAGAGAGCTAGATTCTGAAATCGAAGAGATTGAAAACGAGATTAAAGTCATCATGGATGAAATCAATTCTCCAATCCTTAGCATTCCTGGAATCAGCTATCGAATGGGTGCCATGATTATTGCTGAAATAGGTGACTTTAGCCAATTCGACTCTCCAGATAAGATCCTTGCTTATGCAGGAATGTCGCCTTCTACCTATCAATCCGGCCAGTTAGATAACTGTTATGCCAGAATGGAAAAACGTGGTTCTAGATACCTTAGATATGCTCTGTTTAATGCAACCGCATATGTTTGTCTATGGGATCCAACCTACAAGGCTTATCTTGCCAAGAAACGAGCTGAAGGCAAGCATTACTATGTTGCAATGTCTCACGCGACCAAGAAACTAGTTCGGCTAATTTATCATCTCGAACGCACTGGACAGCAATACCAAAAAGCAATCTAA